One window from the genome of Variovorax sp. PAMC26660 encodes:
- a CDS encoding efflux RND transporter periplasmic adaptor subunit: MTASAAFSHARSAAWLLLPALFLAGCSPKPSAEEPVRAVKLVTVGTSDFDAQPEFSAEVRARVESRLGFRVAGKITRRQAELGQRVQAGQVLAQLDPQDYKLAADAARAQQAAALTNRDLAAADLKRYTELRQQNFISGAELERRESTWKAAQAQLEQAQAQLASQGNQANYTTLVADVAGVITAIEAEPGQVVQAGTPVVRIAQDGARDVVFAVPEDRAALIKPGSPVAVRGWSGGDVLQGQVREVAASADAVTRTYSVKVAIDAATSPALGATVYARPQALARTNTAVIKLPTSALRQEGKGSAVWVLDKSTMTVRSQPVQVATADGNEAVIGAGLTPGMMVVAAGVHVLSPGQKVTIYQSKEAAAAAANAKEVVQAVEAVAATKKEIAAGAVK, encoded by the coding sequence ATGACCGCCTCCGCCGCCTTCTCTCATGCCCGCAGCGCCGCATGGCTGCTGCTTCCCGCCCTGTTCCTGGCCGGCTGTTCGCCGAAGCCTTCGGCCGAGGAGCCCGTGCGAGCGGTCAAGCTCGTGACCGTGGGCACCAGCGACTTCGACGCCCAGCCTGAGTTCTCGGCCGAGGTGCGGGCGCGTGTCGAATCGCGGCTGGGCTTTCGTGTGGCGGGCAAGATCACCCGGCGCCAGGCCGAACTGGGCCAGCGCGTGCAGGCCGGACAGGTGCTGGCACAGCTCGATCCGCAGGATTACAAGCTCGCTGCTGACGCAGCGCGCGCCCAGCAGGCCGCCGCGCTGACCAACCGCGATCTTGCGGCTGCCGACCTGAAGCGCTACACCGAACTGCGCCAGCAGAACTTCATCAGCGGCGCTGAACTGGAGCGCCGCGAATCCACCTGGAAGGCCGCGCAGGCGCAGCTCGAACAGGCGCAGGCCCAACTGGCCTCGCAAGGCAATCAGGCCAACTACACGACGCTGGTGGCCGATGTGGCGGGCGTCATCACGGCCATCGAGGCCGAACCGGGGCAGGTGGTGCAGGCCGGCACACCGGTCGTTCGCATTGCGCAGGACGGCGCGCGCGACGTGGTGTTCGCGGTGCCCGAAGACCGTGCCGCGCTGATCAAGCCCGGCTCGCCGGTTGCGGTGCGCGGCTGGTCCGGTGGCGACGTGCTGCAGGGCCAGGTGCGTGAAGTGGCGGCGAGTGCCGACGCGGTCACGCGCACGTATTCGGTCAAGGTCGCGATCGACGCGGCCACCTCGCCGGCGCTCGGCGCCACGGTCTACGCCCGGCCCCAGGCGCTGGCGCGTACCAACACCGCAGTGATCAAGCTGCCGACCAGCGCCCTGCGTCAGGAAGGCAAGGGCTCGGCGGTCTGGGTGCTCGACAAGTCGACGATGACGGTGCGTTCGCAGCCGGTGCAGGTCGCGACGGCTGACGGCAATGAAGCGGTGATCGGCGCCGGCCTCACGCCCGGCATGATGGTCGTGGCGGCGGGCGTGCACGTGCTGTCGCCGGGGCAGAAGGTCACCATCTACCAGTCCAAGGAGGCGGCAGCGGCCGCCGCCAACGCGAAGGAAGTCGTGCAGGCCGTCGAGGCCGTTGCCGCAACCAAGAAGGAGATTGCAGCGGGTGCCGTCAAATGA
- a CDS encoding potassium transporter Kup: protein MIAALGVVFGDIGTSPLYAFKETMNPEHGVPFSPDSVLGLLSLIFWGLMFVVTLKYVVFVLRADHDGEGGILALQALARNAVAGPKTKPWMWNAIGLLGLVGAAMFYGDSLITPAISVLSAVEGLEVQAPMLQRAVIPITVVILIALFMVQKKGTGVVGKVFGPVMLLWFAVLAAAGLWQVLQQPQVLAALDPRRAFGFLIEHRAQSLAVLGAVFLAFTGGEALYADMGHFGARPIRLAWLFIALPGLVLNYFGQGALVLANPAAIDNPFFRLFPAWGVLPMVVLAAMATVIASQAVISGAFSLTAQAMRMGYLPRMRVIQTSGTAIGQIYVPAVNWLLMVGVLLLVLGFRSSGALSAAYGIAVSITMVTTTLLAGIVAWGLWRWNKVAVVVGVVAFAAVDLTFVVANSLKIAEGGWLTLAVAAVVMVVFTTWAKGRRLGLEAAEAESLPLRPFIESLALHMPHRVSGTAVFLNPDATAVPHALLHNLKHNQVLHEQVIVLRVLPCDTPRVDARIRIEAEQLMGGIWVVTARHGFMERPDVPEFIRILAYQKTLAIDSMKTSYFVSRASVGEENLPGMNPVRRVLFGWLQRNAGRASDYFQLPDNRLVEMGQRT from the coding sequence ATGATCGCGGCGCTGGGCGTCGTGTTCGGCGACATCGGCACCTCGCCGCTCTACGCCTTCAAGGAGACGATGAACCCCGAGCACGGCGTGCCGTTCTCGCCCGACTCGGTGCTGGGCCTGCTCTCCCTGATTTTCTGGGGGCTGATGTTCGTGGTGACGCTGAAGTACGTGGTGTTCGTGCTGCGCGCCGACCACGACGGCGAAGGCGGCATCCTGGCGCTGCAGGCGCTCGCGCGCAATGCGGTGGCGGGCCCGAAGACCAAACCCTGGATGTGGAACGCGATCGGGCTGCTGGGCCTGGTGGGGGCGGCCATGTTCTATGGCGACAGCCTGATCACGCCGGCGATCTCGGTGCTCTCGGCGGTCGAGGGGCTGGAAGTGCAGGCGCCGATGCTGCAGCGGGCGGTGATCCCGATCACGGTGGTGATCCTGATCGCGCTGTTCATGGTGCAGAAGAAGGGCACAGGCGTGGTCGGCAAGGTGTTCGGGCCGGTCATGCTGCTGTGGTTCGCCGTGCTGGCGGCGGCCGGGCTGTGGCAGGTGCTGCAGCAGCCGCAGGTGCTGGCGGCGCTCGACCCGCGTCGGGCCTTCGGCTTTCTGATCGAGCACCGGGCACAGTCGCTCGCGGTGCTTGGCGCGGTGTTCCTGGCCTTCACGGGCGGTGAGGCGCTGTATGCCGACATGGGGCACTTCGGCGCCAGGCCGATCCGGCTGGCGTGGCTCTTCATCGCGCTGCCGGGGCTGGTGCTGAACTACTTCGGTCAGGGCGCGCTGGTGCTGGCGAACCCGGCCGCCATCGACAACCCGTTCTTCCGGCTGTTTCCCGCGTGGGGCGTGCTGCCGATGGTGGTGCTGGCGGCCATGGCCACGGTGATCGCCTCGCAGGCCGTGATTTCGGGCGCTTTCTCGCTCACGGCACAGGCCATGCGCATGGGCTACCTGCCGCGCATGCGGGTGATCCAGACCTCGGGCACGGCCATCGGGCAGATTTACGTGCCGGCGGTCAACTGGCTGCTGATGGTGGGCGTGCTGCTGCTGGTGCTGGGCTTCCGCAGTTCGGGCGCGCTGTCGGCCGCCTACGGCATCGCGGTGTCGATCACCATGGTCACGACCACATTGCTGGCCGGCATCGTCGCCTGGGGCCTGTGGCGCTGGAACAAGGTCGCGGTGGTGGTGGGCGTGGTGGCCTTCGCGGCGGTCGACCTGACCTTCGTGGTGGCCAACAGCCTGAAGATCGCCGAAGGCGGCTGGCTTACGCTGGCAGTGGCTGCGGTGGTGATGGTGGTCTTCACCACCTGGGCCAAGGGGCGGCGGCTGGGGCTGGAGGCTGCCGAAGCTGAAAGCCTGCCGCTGCGGCCCTTCATCGAATCGCTGGCGCTGCACATGCCGCACCGCGTGAGCGGCACGGCGGTGTTCCTGAATCCCGACGCCACGGCGGTGCCGCATGCGCTGCTGCACAACCTCAAGCACAACCAGGTGCTGCACGAGCAGGTGATCGTGCTGCGCGTGCTGCCCTGCGACACGCCGCGTGTCGATGCGCGCATCCGCATCGAGGCCGAGCAGTTGATGGGGGGCATCTGGGTGGTCACCGCGCGCCACGGCTTCATGGAGCGGCCCGACGTGCCGGAGTTCATCCGCATCCTGGCCTATCAGAAGACGCTGGCCATCGATTCGATGAAGACCTCGTATTTCGTCTCCCGCGCCTCGGTCGGTGAGGAGAATCTGCCGGGCATGAACCCGGTGCGCCGCGTGCTGTTCGGCTGGCTGCAGCGCAATGCGGGACGGGCGTCCGACTACTTTCAATTGCCGGACAACCGGCTGGTGGAGATGGGCCAGCGAACGTAG
- the hpnC gene encoding squalene synthase HpnC, producing the protein MPATPSHAAPPAHYENFPVASWLCPPHLRPPIAAIYHFARTADDIADEGDASPDQRLAELGAYREELAAAARGEVLPSSRWPQVFGPLAHSIAQYTLPETLLADLLSAFMQDIVKTRDHGTYADRAELLDYCRRSANPVGRLLLHLYGVTDAQALAQSDAVCSALQLINFWQDPSVDLPRGRFYFPLSDCDRRSLTRENFKVFAPLSNAPPPQEAINLIAVVSFWARELMNEGAPLVHRLPGRAGWELRLVVQGGLRILDKIEDLGFDTFSQRPTIGKTDAPLLLWKAMRMRRQWRPMKAAPPR; encoded by the coding sequence GTGCCCGCCACTCCTTCCCATGCCGCGCCGCCGGCCCACTACGAGAATTTCCCGGTCGCGTCGTGGCTGTGCCCACCGCATCTGCGCCCGCCCATTGCCGCGATCTACCACTTCGCGCGCACCGCCGACGACATTGCCGACGAAGGCGATGCCTCGCCCGACCAGCGCCTGGCCGAGCTGGGCGCCTACCGCGAAGAACTCGCCGCCGCCGCGCGCGGCGAGGTGCTGCCTTCCTCGCGCTGGCCGCAGGTGTTCGGCCCGCTGGCCCACAGCATCGCGCAGTACACGCTGCCCGAGACGCTGCTCGCCGACCTGCTGAGCGCCTTCATGCAGGACATCGTGAAGACCCGCGACCACGGCACCTACGCCGACCGCGCCGAACTGCTCGACTACTGCCGCCGCTCCGCCAACCCGGTCGGGCGCCTGCTGCTGCATCTCTACGGCGTGACCGACGCCCAGGCGCTGGCGCAGAGCGACGCCGTCTGCAGCGCGCTGCAACTCATCAATTTCTGGCAGGACCCGAGCGTCGACCTGCCGCGCGGCCGCTTCTACTTTCCCCTGAGCGACTGCGACCGGCGCAGCCTCACGCGCGAGAACTTCAAGGTTTTTGCGCCGCTCTCGAACGCCCCGCCTCCGCAGGAAGCTATCAATCTGATAGCGGTCGTCTCTTTCTGGGCGCGCGAACTGATGAACGAAGGCGCGCCCCTCGTGCACCGCCTGCCGGGCCGGGCAGGCTGGGAGCTGCGCCTCGTCGTGCAGGGCGGCCTGCGCATCCTCGACAAGATCGAGGACCTGGGCTTCGACACCTTCTCGCAGCGCCCCACCATCGGCAAGACCGATGCGCCCCTGCTGCTCTGGAAGGCCATGCGGATGCGGAGACAATGGCGCCCCATGAAAGCAGCGCCTCCCCGATGA
- the hpnD gene encoding presqualene diphosphate synthase HpnD — translation MTPEQYVQDKAAASGSSFYYAFLFLPKPRRAAITAFYAFCREIDDVVDEVTDPGVAATKLAWWRTEVAQSFAGPPRHPVMQALMPHTAAYGIEARQLQDVIDGCQMDLDQTRYLDFPGLARYCHLVAGVVGEVAARIFGQTDPQTTAYAHKLGLALQLTNILRDVGEDALRGRIYLPVNELQKFDVKAHEILNRVYSDRFVALMKFQAERAHAAYDEALALLPLADRRTQKPGLMMASIYRTLLREIERDDFQVLNQRVSLTPVRKLWLAWKVQALGRI, via the coding sequence ATGACCCCCGAGCAATACGTGCAAGACAAGGCCGCCGCCTCGGGCAGCAGTTTCTATTACGCCTTCCTGTTTCTTCCCAAGCCGCGCCGCGCCGCAATCACCGCGTTCTACGCGTTCTGCCGCGAGATCGACGACGTGGTCGACGAGGTCACCGACCCTGGCGTGGCCGCCACCAAGCTCGCCTGGTGGCGCACCGAGGTCGCCCAGTCCTTCGCCGGCCCGCCGCGCCATCCGGTGATGCAGGCACTGATGCCGCACACTGCCGCCTACGGCATCGAGGCACGCCAGCTTCAAGACGTGATCGATGGCTGCCAGATGGACCTGGACCAGACCCGGTATCTCGACTTTCCCGGCCTCGCACGCTACTGCCACCTGGTGGCCGGCGTGGTCGGCGAAGTCGCGGCGCGCATCTTCGGCCAGACCGACCCGCAGACCACCGCCTACGCCCACAAGCTCGGCCTGGCGCTGCAGCTCACCAACATCTTGCGCGACGTCGGCGAAGACGCGCTGCGCGGACGCATCTACCTGCCCGTCAACGAGCTGCAGAAGTTCGACGTGAAGGCGCACGAGATCCTCAACCGCGTGTACTCGGACCGCTTCGTCGCGCTCATGAAGTTCCAGGCAGAGCGCGCGCACGCCGCGTATGACGAAGCCCTCGCCCTGCTCCCGCTGGCCGACCGCCGCACGCAAAAGCCCGGCCTGATGATGGCCAGCATCTACCGCACGCTGCTGCGCGAGATCGAGCGCGACGACTTCCAGGTGCTCAACCAGCGCGTGAGCCTGACGCCGGTGCGCAAGCTCTGGCTGGCGTGGAAGGTTCAGGCGCTGGGGAGGATATGA
- the hpnE gene encoding hydroxysqualene dehydroxylase HpnE, translating to MKVAIIGAGWAGLACSVEATRLGHVVTLFEAAHMPGGRARRVDNIHGMALDNGQHILIGAYTATLKLMREVGVNVDTALQRLPLSLRFADGGGLKLPRLPAPFDLLAGIFTARGWTWRDKSSLLHTAIGWRLAGFRCASDTTVAALCAGLTPRVMQELIEPLCVSALNTPVAQSSGEVFLRVLKDALFNGSGGADLLLPRVDLGALFPDAAIGWLTTHGATLRIGTRVRVITPEDGQWRVDDEIFDQVVLACAPWDAARLVRACGIPADRWCQTTEALRFEAIATVYVRGASPLAEPMLALRSNPATAPAQFAFDRGQLGGPQGVLALVISANEASRETLEQQVMAQAATQLGQTALQLIQTVVEKRATFACTPALARPSTSIASGLLACGDYTEGPYPATLEGAVLSGLAVAKALKTP from the coding sequence ATGAAGGTTGCGATCATCGGCGCCGGCTGGGCCGGTCTCGCTTGTTCGGTCGAGGCCACGCGCCTCGGCCATGTCGTCACGCTGTTTGAAGCCGCGCACATGCCCGGTGGCCGCGCACGCCGGGTCGACAACATCCATGGGATGGCGCTGGACAACGGGCAGCACATCCTGATCGGCGCCTACACCGCCACGCTGAAACTGATGCGCGAGGTGGGAGTGAACGTCGACACCGCCTTGCAACGCCTGCCGCTCTCGCTGCGGTTCGCGGACGGCGGCGGCCTGAAGCTGCCACGGCTGCCTGCGCCCTTCGATCTGCTGGCCGGCATCTTCACGGCGCGCGGGTGGACGTGGCGCGACAAGTCGTCGCTGCTGCACACCGCCATCGGGTGGCGCCTTGCGGGATTTCGCTGCGCCAGCGACACCACCGTGGCCGCGCTTTGCGCCGGCCTCACGCCGCGCGTGATGCAGGAGCTGATCGAGCCGCTGTGCGTTTCCGCGCTCAACACACCGGTCGCCCAGTCGAGCGGTGAAGTGTTCCTGCGCGTGCTGAAAGACGCGCTGTTCAACGGCAGCGGCGGCGCCGACCTGCTGCTGCCCCGGGTCGATCTGGGCGCTCTTTTCCCCGATGCGGCGATCGGATGGCTCACCACGCATGGCGCCACATTGCGCATCGGCACCCGTGTTCGTGTCATCACGCCCGAAGACGGGCAATGGCGCGTCGACGATGAAATCTTCGACCAGGTCGTGCTGGCCTGCGCGCCGTGGGACGCCGCGAGGCTGGTGCGCGCATGCGGCATCCCCGCGGACCGCTGGTGCCAGACCACCGAAGCGCTGCGCTTCGAGGCCATCGCCACGGTCTACGTGCGTGGGGCATCACCGCTCGCGGAACCGATGCTTGCGTTGCGCAGCAACCCGGCCACGGCACCCGCACAGTTCGCATTCGACCGCGGCCAGCTCGGCGGCCCGCAAGGCGTGCTCGCGCTGGTCATCAGCGCCAATGAAGCCTCACGCGAAACGCTGGAGCAACAGGTCATGGCGCAGGCCGCCACGCAACTCGGGCAGACCGCGCTGCAGCTCATACAGACCGTGGTCGAGAAGCGCGCCACCTTCGCCTGCACGCCCGCGCTGGCGCGTCCATCGACATCCATCGCGTCCGGGCTGCTGGCCTGCGGCGACTACACCGAAGGCCCCTACCCCGCCACGCTCGAAGGCGCGGTGCTCAGCGGGCTCGCCGTGGCCAAGGCCTTGAAGACACCATGA
- a CDS encoding LysE family translocator, whose product MHLSNWLIFCGVTLLVAFTPGPAVLLAVSNSIAVGPRRAMISSLGNAMGLFMVSAAAMAGLGVVLTTSAHAFMALKLAGAAYLIYLGIKQWRSRGSVFSDLNPSAEPGTHRSSWRLFGHGVTVALTNPKGILFFSALFPQFLTQDAPILEQFAVLTTTFALGSVLSHAFYVLLARMLKKQLGDPRRSRVFNRVSGGAFVLLGLSLLRLPNKAA is encoded by the coding sequence GTGCACCTCTCCAACTGGCTCATCTTCTGCGGCGTCACCTTGCTCGTCGCCTTCACACCCGGTCCGGCCGTGCTGCTCGCGGTCTCGAATTCGATTGCCGTCGGGCCGCGACGCGCGATGATCAGTTCGCTGGGCAATGCGATGGGGCTGTTCATGGTGTCGGCCGCTGCCATGGCCGGGCTGGGCGTGGTGCTGACCACGTCGGCCCATGCCTTCATGGCGCTGAAGCTCGCCGGCGCGGCGTACCTGATCTACCTGGGCATCAAGCAATGGCGCAGCCGGGGCAGCGTGTTCTCGGATCTGAATCCGTCTGCCGAGCCGGGCACGCATCGCTCGTCGTGGCGCCTGTTCGGGCATGGGGTGACGGTGGCGCTGACCAATCCCAAGGGCATCCTGTTCTTCTCGGCGTTGTTCCCTCAGTTCCTGACGCAGGACGCGCCAATCCTCGAACAGTTCGCAGTGCTCACGACCACCTTCGCGCTGGGCTCGGTGCTGTCGCATGCGTTCTACGTGCTGCTGGCGCGGATGCTGAAGAAGCAATTGGGCGACCCGCGCCGCTCGCGGGTGTTCAACCGCGTGTCGGGCGGTGCCTTCGTGCTGCTGGGGTTGAGCCTGTTGAGGCTGCCGAATAAGGCTGCTTGA
- a CDS encoding NIPSNAP family protein: protein MVTCYLRYIVDAYKLKEFEHYGKLWIPLVEKFGGQHHGYFLPSEGTNNVALAMFTFPSLAAYETYRADSMQDAECQAAFRYAEETRCIVSYERSFFRPVFK from the coding sequence ATGGTCACCTGCTACCTGCGCTACATCGTCGATGCCTACAAGCTCAAGGAATTCGAGCACTACGGCAAGCTCTGGATTCCGTTGGTCGAGAAGTTCGGTGGTCAGCACCATGGCTACTTCCTGCCATCGGAGGGCACGAACAACGTGGCGCTGGCCATGTTCACCTTCCCCAGCCTCGCCGCGTACGAAACCTACCGCGCCGATTCAATGCAGGACGCCGAATGCCAGGCCGCCTTCCGCTACGCAGAAGAAACCCGCTGCATCGTCAGCTACGAGCGCAGCTTCTTCCGGCCCGTCTTCAAGTAA
- a CDS encoding HAD family hydrolase has translation MTSASTAPANPAPLDLSRISAISLDLDDTLWPIWPTIERAEVVLQEWLLREAPKTASLLLTPGILRELREATAKERSDLAHDLSALRRESIRTALTRAGEDPALAEPAFDAFFAERQRVTLYEDALPALKWLSERYPLIAISNGNADIHKTGVGRWFRTAFNARAFGSGKPHAPIFRAAAASIGLLPKDVLHVGDDAELDVVGALNVGMQAAWLVRDERPWVHGARPQLIVPNLHALCVALGA, from the coding sequence ATGACTTCCGCTTCCACGGCGCCCGCGAACCCAGCGCCTCTTGACCTCTCTCGCATCTCGGCGATCTCGCTCGACCTCGACGACACCCTCTGGCCGATCTGGCCGACCATCGAACGCGCCGAGGTTGTGCTGCAGGAATGGCTTTTGCGCGAGGCGCCCAAGACGGCCTCGCTGCTGCTGACCCCGGGCATCCTGCGCGAGTTGCGCGAGGCCACCGCGAAGGAGCGCTCCGATCTGGCGCACGACCTGAGCGCGCTGCGCCGCGAATCGATCCGCACCGCACTCACACGCGCGGGCGAAGACCCGGCGCTGGCCGAGCCAGCCTTCGATGCCTTCTTTGCAGAGCGCCAGCGCGTGACGCTGTACGAAGACGCGCTGCCGGCGCTCAAGTGGCTCAGCGAGCGCTATCCACTCATCGCGATCTCGAACGGCAATGCCGACATCCACAAGACCGGCGTGGGCCGCTGGTTTCGCACGGCCTTCAATGCGCGTGCCTTTGGCAGCGGCAAGCCGCATGCGCCGATCTTCCGCGCCGCTGCCGCGTCGATCGGCCTGTTGCCGAAAGACGTGCTGCACGTGGGCGATGACGCGGAGCTCGATGTGGTGGGCGCGCTCAACGTCGGCATGCAGGCGGCCTGGCTGGTGCGCGACGAACGGCCCTGGGTGCATGGCGCGCGGCCCCAACTGATCGTGCCGAACCTGCACGCCCTGTGCGTGGCGCTGGGCGCCTGA
- the hemH gene encoding ferrochelatase, giving the protein MPQANEKVASTVDRTAVLWCNLGSPDAPTAAAVRPYLADFLGDPRVVEIPKVLWALILHGIILRVRPAKSAAKYASIWMPEGSPLKVWTQKQATLLAGWLGERGHCVTVRDAMRYANPSIASRLDALQAEGATRVLVLQAYPQYSATTTASVIDAVNDWSRRQRRVPEFRFVNQYHDDPLYIEALAQGIERHWKTEARGEVLLMSFHGIPARNIALGDPYQAQCLTTARLLAARLGLSAAQHRVTFQSRFGRAKWLEPYTEPTLRELGASGVKRVDVVCPGFPADCLETLEEIAMEGREAFMHAGGEAFNYIPCLNDSPAWITALAGIAERNLAGWPTQAQTP; this is encoded by the coding sequence ATGCCTCAAGCCAACGAGAAGGTCGCCTCGACCGTCGACCGCACCGCCGTGCTCTGGTGCAACCTGGGCTCGCCCGATGCACCCACCGCCGCCGCCGTGCGCCCCTACCTCGCCGACTTTCTGGGCGACCCGCGCGTGGTTGAAATTCCCAAAGTGCTCTGGGCGCTGATCCTGCACGGCATCATCCTGCGCGTGCGACCTGCGAAGTCGGCCGCCAAGTACGCGAGCATCTGGATGCCCGAAGGCTCGCCGCTCAAGGTGTGGACTCAGAAGCAGGCGACGCTGCTGGCCGGCTGGCTCGGCGAGCGCGGCCATTGCGTGACGGTGCGCGACGCCATGCGCTATGCCAACCCGTCCATCGCCTCGCGGCTCGATGCGCTGCAGGCCGAGGGCGCGACGCGCGTGCTGGTGCTGCAGGCCTACCCGCAGTACTCGGCCACCACCACGGCCAGCGTGATCGATGCGGTGAACGACTGGAGCCGCCGCCAGCGCCGCGTGCCGGAGTTCCGTTTCGTCAACCAGTACCACGACGACCCGCTCTACATCGAAGCGCTCGCGCAAGGCATCGAGCGCCACTGGAAAACCGAAGCCCGTGGCGAAGTGCTGCTGATGAGCTTCCACGGCATTCCCGCGCGCAACATCGCGCTCGGCGATCCTTACCAGGCACAGTGCCTCACCACCGCACGGCTGCTCGCGGCCCGGCTCGGTCTGTCGGCAGCGCAGCATCGCGTCACCTTCCAGTCGCGCTTCGGCCGCGCCAAATGGCTGGAGCCCTACACCGAACCGACGCTGCGCGAACTCGGCGCCTCCGGCGTGAAGCGCGTCGACGTGGTGTGCCCCGGTTTCCCGGCCGACTGCCTCGAGACGCTGGAAGAAATCGCGATGGAAGGCCGCGAGGCTTTCATGCACGCGGGCGGCGAGGCCTTCAACTACATCCCCTGTCTCAACGACAGCCCGGCATGGATCACCGCGCTCGCGGGCATTGCCGAACGCAACCTGGCAGGCTGGCCCACACAAGCACAGACACCATGA
- a CDS encoding class I SAM-dependent methyltransferase gives MKKELHEANRLSWNAATVAHNSHKGDQAAFFRNGGSTLFPEETGLLGDVKGLAVLHLQCNAGQDTLSIARLGAQVTGVDISDEAIAFATQLSAQSGIAARFERSDVYDYFRDALARGERYDVVFCSYGTLCWLSDLSAWARGVSQLLKPGGRFVFIDFHPFAMVFDPSWKFHYDYFNDAPVPEEGVSDYVAESGDGLVREGYETGVQDFRNPHPSFEFAWGVGQVTTALAQAGLTVERLDEYPYANGWKPFEGMRDIGGRRMAPPESMTRIPLMYSLAARKP, from the coding sequence ATGAAGAAAGAGCTGCACGAAGCCAACCGGCTCTCGTGGAACGCGGCAACTGTCGCGCACAACAGCCACAAGGGCGACCAGGCGGCCTTCTTCCGCAACGGCGGCTCCACGCTCTTCCCCGAAGAAACCGGACTGCTCGGCGATGTGAAGGGCCTGGCCGTGCTGCATCTGCAGTGCAACGCGGGCCAGGACACCCTGAGCATCGCGCGCCTGGGCGCCCAGGTGACGGGCGTGGACATCTCCGATGAAGCCATCGCCTTCGCCACGCAGCTCTCGGCGCAGTCGGGCATTGCGGCGCGCTTCGAGCGGTCGGATGTCTACGACTACTTTCGCGACGCACTGGCGCGCGGCGAGCGCTACGACGTCGTCTTCTGTTCCTACGGCACGCTCTGCTGGCTGTCCGACCTGTCGGCCTGGGCGCGTGGCGTGTCGCAGTTGCTCAAGCCCGGCGGGCGCTTCGTCTTCATCGATTTCCATCCCTTCGCGATGGTGTTCGACCCGTCGTGGAAGTTTCACTACGACTACTTCAACGACGCGCCCGTGCCGGAAGAAGGCGTGAGCGACTACGTGGCCGAGTCCGGCGATGGTCTCGTGCGCGAGGGCTACGAGACCGGCGTGCAGGACTTTCGCAACCCGCATCCGAGCTTCGAGTTCGCGTGGGGCGTCGGTCAGGTGACCACTGCGCTCGCGCAGGCCGGGCTCACCGTCGAGCGCCTCGACGAGTACCCGTATGCCAACGGCTGGAAGCCCTTCGAAGGCATGCGCGACATCGGCGGCCGACGCATGGCACCGCCTGAAAGCATGACGCGCATTCCGTTGATGTACTCGCTCGCCGCACGCAAGCCTTGA
- a CDS encoding thioredoxin family protein has product MLSRRAFSGLAVGSSALVAAAGGGWPMRSAFAASPGLQDYGRAPEFAGIDKWLNSEPLTLKSLAGSVVLVDFWTYSCINCIHTLPHVVRWYEKYKDQGFVVVGVHSPEFAYEKSTRNVQDAIGRFNIRYPVAQDNSFATWNAYKNQYWPAFYLVDSKGQVMRQHFGEGEYAEMEAAIEALLARKSAV; this is encoded by the coding sequence ATGCTGTCCAGAAGGGCGTTCTCGGGGCTCGCCGTGGGGTCGTCCGCACTCGTTGCGGCGGCTGGTGGCGGATGGCCGATGCGCAGCGCTTTCGCCGCGTCGCCGGGCTTGCAGGACTACGGCCGCGCCCCTGAGTTCGCGGGCATCGACAAGTGGCTCAACTCGGAGCCGCTGACTCTCAAGAGCCTGGCCGGCAGCGTGGTGCTGGTCGATTTCTGGACCTACTCGTGCATCAACTGCATCCACACGCTGCCGCACGTGGTGCGCTGGTACGAGAAGTACAAGGACCAGGGCTTCGTGGTGGTGGGCGTGCATTCGCCCGAGTTCGCGTATGAAAAATCGACGCGCAACGTGCAGGACGCGATCGGCCGCTTCAACATCCGCTACCCGGTGGCGCAGGACAACAGCTTTGCCACCTGGAACGCCTACAAGAACCAGTACTGGCCCGCGTTCTACCTGGTCGACAGCAAGGGCCAGGTGATGCGGCAGCACTTCGGCGAAGGCGAGTACGCGGAGATGGAAGCGGCGATCGAGGCGCTGCTGGCGCGCAAGTCGGCGGTCTGA